A single Methylobacterium sp. 17Sr1-1 DNA region contains:
- a CDS encoding transporter substrate-binding domain-containing protein, protein MGMGSFTHRLVTGAMAALAATSALAADEPSRLDQVIARKVLNVCTTGDYRPFSYRPDGANDFVGIDIDLGRSLAKSLDAEAVFIQTKWSNLLADFKAKCDVAMSGISVTLPRQREVFFSEMYLVNGKAPIVRCDEVSKYQTTEAINQPSTRVVVNPGGTNEKFARANLAKAQIQLFPDNRVIWQEIAEGRADVMVAESVEVKLQQTLHPGLCAVNPDQPLQYGEMGFLLPRGDAVFKAYVDQWLHLTKASGEFDRIFNANMK, encoded by the coding sequence ATGGGTATGGGTTCGTTCACGCACCGGCTGGTGACAGGTGCGATGGCGGCGCTCGCGGCGACGTCGGCGCTCGCGGCCGACGAGCCCTCGCGCCTGGACCAGGTCATCGCGCGCAAGGTCCTGAACGTCTGCACCACCGGCGACTACCGCCCGTTCTCCTACCGCCCGGACGGCGCTAACGACTTCGTCGGCATCGACATCGATCTCGGCCGCTCGCTCGCCAAGTCGCTCGATGCGGAGGCCGTGTTCATCCAGACCAAGTGGTCGAACCTGCTCGCCGACTTCAAGGCGAAGTGCGACGTGGCGATGAGCGGCATCTCGGTGACGCTGCCGCGCCAGCGCGAGGTCTTCTTCAGCGAGATGTACCTCGTCAACGGCAAGGCGCCGATCGTGCGCTGCGACGAGGTCTCGAAGTACCAGACGACGGAGGCCATCAACCAGCCTTCGACCCGCGTCGTCGTCAATCCCGGCGGGACGAACGAGAAATTCGCCCGTGCCAACCTCGCCAAGGCGCAGATTCAGCTCTTCCCCGATAACCGCGTCATCTGGCAGGAGATCGCGGAAGGCCGCGCCGACGTCATGGTCGCCGAGTCGGTCGAGGTGAAGCTTCAGCAGACGCTGCATCCGGGCCTGTGCGCGGTGAACCCCGACCAGCCGCTCCAGTATGGCGAGATGGGCTTCCTGCTGCCGCGCGGCGACGCGGTGTTCAAGGCCTATGTCGACCAGTGGTTGCACCTGACGAAAGCCTCGGGCGAGTTCGACCGGATCTTCAACGCCAACATGAAGTGA
- a CDS encoding acyl-CoA synthetase → MTPMSRRVMNLAHSLTQAAARHPDRPAIVWGERNWSWVEFDARVSALAGALRQRGIAKGDRLLVHARNGNAILEIMYAAFRLGAVFVPTNFRLMPGDVAYLAQQSGATAFLCHADYPDHVAAVREACPSLSRVVVIGEGPATGEAYEDVVAEGAGQPVANVGVEHDDPCWFFYTSGTTGKPKAAVLTHGQMAFVITNHLCDLMPGTSPETDASLVVAPLSHGAGVHAVAQVARAVTSVLPGSERFDAAEVWSLVARHRVTNMFTVPTILKMMVEHPAVDANDHSSLRYIIYAGAPMYREDQKRALRTLGKVIVQYFGLGEVTGNITVLPPALHEAEDGPEVKIGTCGFERTGMQVQIQDPEGREVGANETGEICVCGPAVFAGYWENPKANAEAFRDGWFRTGDLGYLDPERFLYITGRASDMYISGGSNIYPREIEEKILAHPAVAETAVLGVPDPTWGEIGIAVCVAREGMALSEDDVMAFLFDKVARYKLPRRVILRESLPKSGYGKITKKMVREELEAAGLLGEKAQG, encoded by the coding sequence ATGACCCCGATGTCGCGCCGGGTGATGAACCTCGCCCATTCCCTCACCCAGGCCGCCGCGCGGCACCCGGACCGCCCGGCGATCGTGTGGGGCGAGCGGAACTGGAGCTGGGTCGAGTTCGACGCCCGGGTCTCGGCGCTGGCCGGCGCGCTCAGGCAGCGCGGGATCGCCAAGGGGGACCGGCTGCTGGTCCATGCCCGCAACGGCAACGCCATTCTGGAGATCATGTACGCGGCGTTCCGGCTCGGCGCGGTGTTCGTGCCGACGAACTTCCGGCTGATGCCCGGCGACGTCGCCTACCTCGCGCAGCAATCGGGCGCGACGGCCTTCCTGTGCCACGCCGACTATCCCGATCACGTCGCCGCCGTGCGGGAGGCCTGCCCGTCCCTGAGCCGCGTCGTCGTCATCGGCGAGGGGCCGGCCACGGGCGAGGCCTACGAGGACGTGGTGGCGGAGGGTGCGGGGCAGCCCGTCGCGAATGTCGGCGTCGAGCACGACGACCCGTGCTGGTTCTTCTACACCTCCGGCACCACCGGCAAGCCGAAGGCCGCGGTGCTGACCCACGGCCAGATGGCCTTCGTGATCACCAACCACCTCTGCGACCTGATGCCGGGCACGAGCCCGGAGACCGACGCCTCCCTGGTGGTGGCGCCGCTCTCGCACGGGGCCGGGGTGCACGCCGTCGCCCAGGTCGCCCGGGCCGTCACCTCGGTGCTGCCGGGCTCCGAGCGCTTCGACGCGGCGGAGGTCTGGAGCTTGGTCGCGCGGCACCGCGTCACCAACATGTTCACCGTGCCGACGATCCTGAAGATGATGGTCGAGCATCCGGCGGTCGACGCCAACGACCATTCGTCCCTGCGCTACATCATCTATGCCGGCGCGCCGATGTACCGCGAGGACCAGAAGCGGGCGCTGCGCACGCTGGGCAAGGTGATCGTGCAGTATTTCGGCCTCGGTGAGGTCACCGGCAACATCACGGTGCTGCCCCCTGCCCTGCACGAGGCCGAGGACGGGCCGGAGGTGAAGATCGGCACCTGCGGCTTCGAGCGCACCGGCATGCAGGTGCAGATCCAGGACCCGGAGGGCCGGGAGGTCGGCGCGAACGAGACCGGCGAGATCTGCGTCTGCGGTCCGGCTGTCTTCGCCGGCTACTGGGAGAACCCGAAGGCCAATGCCGAAGCGTTTCGGGACGGCTGGTTCCGCACCGGCGACCTCGGCTACCTCGATCCGGAGCGCTTCCTCTACATCACGGGCCGCGCCTCCGACATGTACATTTCCGGCGGCTCGAACATCTATCCGCGCGAGATCGAGGAGAAAATCCTGGCCCATCCGGCGGTGGCCGAGACCGCGGTGCTCGGCGTGCCCGACCCGACCTGGGGCGAGATCGGCATCGCGGTCTGCGTAGCCCGCGAGGGCATGGCGCTCTCGGAAGACGACGTGATGGCGTTCCTGTTCGACAAGGTCGCCCGCTACAAGCTGCCGCGCCGGGTCATCCTGCGCGAGTCGCTGCCGAAATCCGGCTACGGCAAGATCACCAAGAAGATGGTGCGGGAAGAGTTGGAGGCGGCGGGCCTCCTCGGCGAGAAGGCGCAGGGATGA
- a CDS encoding neutral zinc metallopeptidase, whose amino-acid sequence MRWEDFRTSDNVEDRRGEGGGGGGFGFPGGGAGGLGIGTIVILCIIGWVTGINPAILIGGAETVTRQRAPQEQGQPQQGQPDRRTGAPSDQTGKFAAAILGNTEDVWNQVLPNQTGRQYTPTTMVLYTGGTRSGCGQARAAMGPFYCPLDKKVYLDTSFFKEMEQKFRVKGDFAYAYVIAHEVGHHVQDVLGILPKVQRKQQQVGERESNALSVRVELMADCLAGVWAKNSDDRFKALEPGDIEEAMQAASAIGDDRLQKQSQGYVVPDSFTHGSSAQRMRWFQTGYRSGQTQSCDTFRASQL is encoded by the coding sequence ATGCGCTGGGAAGATTTTCGCACCTCCGACAACGTCGAGGACCGCCGCGGCGAGGGCGGCGGTGGCGGCGGCTTCGGCTTTCCGGGCGGCGGTGCGGGCGGCCTCGGCATCGGCACCATCGTGATCCTGTGCATCATCGGCTGGGTCACCGGCATCAACCCGGCGATCCTGATCGGCGGCGCCGAGACGGTGACGCGCCAGCGCGCGCCGCAGGAGCAGGGCCAGCCGCAGCAGGGCCAGCCCGATCGGCGCACCGGCGCCCCCTCCGACCAGACCGGCAAGTTCGCCGCCGCCATCCTCGGCAACACCGAGGACGTGTGGAACCAGGTGCTGCCGAACCAGACCGGGCGGCAATACACCCCGACCACGATGGTGCTCTATACCGGCGGCACCCGCAGCGGCTGCGGCCAGGCCCGGGCGGCGATGGGGCCGTTCTACTGCCCCCTCGACAAGAAGGTCTATCTCGACACCTCCTTCTTCAAGGAGATGGAGCAGAAGTTCCGGGTGAAGGGCGACTTCGCCTACGCCTACGTCATCGCCCACGAGGTCGGCCACCACGTCCAGGACGTGCTCGGCATCCTGCCCAAGGTCCAGCGCAAGCAGCAGCAGGTCGGCGAGCGCGAGTCGAACGCCCTCTCGGTCCGCGTCGAGCTGATGGCCGATTGCCTCGCCGGCGTCTGGGCCAAGAACTCCGACGACCGCTTCAAGGCCCTGGAGCCCGGCGACATCGAGGAGGCGATGCAGGCGGCGAGCGCCATCGGCGACGACCGCCTGCAGAAGCAGAGCCAGGGCTACGTCGTGCCGGATTCCTTCACCCACGGCTCCTCGGCCCAGCGCATGCGCTGGTTCCAGACCGGCTACCGCAGCGGCCAGACCCAGTCCTGCGACACCTTCCGGGCCTCGCAGCTCTGA
- a CDS encoding electron transfer flavoprotein-ubiquinone oxidoreductase has protein sequence MELPEREAMDFDVVIVGAGPAGLAAAIQLKQLAAEAGTEVSVVVVEKGSEVGAHILSGAVIDPSGLDSLVPDWREDPDRPLKTEVVKDEFMFLGPAGGISLPNVAFPKLMSNHGNFVGSLSNVTKYLGRKAEELGVEIYPGFPASEILYDAAGAVVGIATGDLGIARSGEARDDFTRGMELRAKYTVFGEGARGSLTKKLIDRYRLNQHSDHQKYGLGVKELWQVKPEKFRPGLVQHSMGWPLPNKAGGGSWLYHFDDHLVSVGFVTHLNYENPTLSPFEEFQRFKTHPMIRDVFEGAKRIGYGARAIMEGGWQSVPKLVFPGGCLVGDSAGFVNVPRIKGSHNAVLSGMQAAGAIHEALAAGRAQDELTSYEEGWRSSPIGYDLKRVRNVKPLWSKYGTLVGVGLGGLDMWLNELAGLSLFGTLSHGKPDYACTKPLKDVKPIKYPKPDGVLTFDRLSSVYLSNTNHEEDQPVHLQVKDMGLQKSSEHDVFGGPSGRYCPAGVYEWIEEGGAPRYQINAQNCVHCKTCDIKDPNQNINWVTPEGPGGPNYVNM, from the coding sequence ATGGAGCTGCCGGAACGCGAGGCGATGGACTTCGACGTGGTGATCGTCGGAGCGGGCCCGGCCGGGCTGGCTGCCGCCATCCAGCTCAAGCAGCTCGCGGCCGAGGCCGGCACCGAGGTGTCGGTGGTGGTGGTCGAGAAGGGCAGCGAGGTCGGGGCGCATATCCTGTCGGGCGCGGTCATCGACCCGAGCGGCCTCGACTCCCTGGTGCCGGATTGGCGCGAGGATCCGGACCGCCCGCTCAAGACCGAGGTGGTGAAGGACGAGTTCATGTTCCTCGGGCCGGCCGGCGGCATTTCGCTGCCGAACGTCGCCTTCCCGAAGCTGATGAGCAACCACGGCAACTTCGTCGGCTCGCTCTCCAACGTGACCAAGTATCTCGGGCGCAAGGCGGAGGAGCTCGGCGTCGAGATCTATCCGGGCTTCCCGGCCTCCGAGATCCTCTACGACGCGGCCGGCGCCGTGGTCGGCATCGCCACCGGCGATCTCGGCATCGCCCGGTCGGGCGAGGCCCGGGACGATTTTACCCGCGGCATGGAGCTGCGCGCCAAGTACACGGTGTTCGGCGAGGGCGCCCGCGGCTCGCTGACCAAGAAGCTGATCGACCGCTACCGCCTCAACCAGCATTCCGACCACCAGAAGTACGGTCTCGGGGTGAAGGAGCTGTGGCAGGTCAAGCCGGAGAAATTCCGGCCGGGGCTGGTGCAGCACTCGATGGGCTGGCCCCTGCCGAACAAGGCCGGCGGCGGCTCGTGGCTTTACCACTTCGACGACCACCTGGTCTCGGTCGGCTTCGTGACGCACCTGAACTACGAGAACCCGACCCTGTCGCCGTTCGAGGAGTTCCAGCGCTTCAAGACCCACCCGATGATCCGCGACGTGTTCGAGGGCGCCAAGCGCATCGGCTACGGCGCGCGGGCGATCATGGAGGGCGGCTGGCAATCGGTGCCGAAGCTCGTCTTCCCGGGCGGCTGCCTCGTCGGCGACTCGGCCGGCTTCGTCAACGTGCCGCGCATCAAGGGCTCGCACAACGCGGTGCTGTCGGGCATGCAGGCCGCCGGCGCGATCCACGAGGCGCTCGCCGCCGGCCGGGCCCAGGACGAGCTGACTTCGTATGAGGAAGGCTGGCGTTCGAGCCCGATCGGCTACGACCTCAAGCGGGTGCGCAACGTCAAGCCGCTCTGGTCGAAATACGGCACGCTCGTCGGCGTGGGCTTAGGAGGCCTCGACATGTGGCTCAACGAACTCGCCGGCCTGTCGCTGTTCGGCACGCTCAGCCACGGCAAGCCGGACTACGCCTGCACCAAGCCGCTCAAGGACGTGAAGCCGATCAAGTACCCTAAGCCCGACGGGGTGCTGACCTTCGACCGTCTCTCGTCGGTCTACCTGTCGAACACCAACCACGAGGAGGACCAGCCGGTCCACCTCCAGGTCAAGGATATGGGCCTGCAGAAATCCTCCGAGCACGACGTGTTCGGCGGGCCGTCCGGCCGCTACTGCCCGGCCGGCGTCTACGAGTGGATCGAGGAGGGCGGTGCACCGCGCTACCAGATCAACGCGCAGAACTGCGTCCACTGCAAGACCTGCGACATCAAGGACCCGAACCAGAACATCAACTGGGTCACCCCGGAAGGTCCGGGCGGTCCGAACTACGTCAACATGTGA
- a CDS encoding ribonuclease HII, with product MRPFDARDAARYPVLIGCDEVGRGALCGPVIVAAVHFDPAALPPALLEALDDSKRLDAATRERLAPQIMAAGRVALAGASRDLIDRINVRAATLDAMRRAVSRLGIAAEVAVDGRDVPPGLPLPCRALVGGDRLVPQIAAASIIAKVARDRLMRALALRHPAYAWERNVGYGTAVHRAAMVRLGPTRHHRLSFKSKV from the coding sequence ATGCGCCCCTTCGATGCCCGAGACGCCGCCCGCTATCCTGTCCTTATCGGCTGCGACGAGGTCGGCCGCGGCGCGCTCTGCGGCCCGGTGATCGTGGCGGCGGTGCATTTCGATCCGGCCGCCCTGCCCCCCGCCTTGCTGGAGGCGCTCGACGACAGCAAGCGCCTCGACGCCGCCACCCGCGAGCGTCTGGCGCCTCAAATCATGGCCGCCGGGCGGGTCGCGCTTGCCGGCGCCTCCCGCGACCTGATCGACCGGATCAACGTGCGCGCCGCCACCCTCGACGCCATGCGCCGCGCCGTCTCCCGCCTCGGCATCGCAGCGGAGGTGGCGGTGGACGGGCGCGACGTACCCCCCGGCCTGCCCCTGCCCTGCCGGGCCCTCGTTGGCGGCGACCGGCTGGTGCCGCAGATCGCCGCCGCCTCGATCATCGCCAAGGTGGCGCGCGACCGGCTGATGCGGGCGCTGGCGCTCCGCCACCCCGCCTATGCCTGGGAGCGCAACGTCGGCTACGGCACCGCCGTCCACCGGGCGGCGATGGTGCGTCTCGGCCCCACCCGGCACCACCGGCTGAGCTTCAAGTCGAAGGTGTGA
- a CDS encoding PA0069 family radical SAM protein: MESGCGRGLRRLAGSTPAAESRRGRGATANPTGRFEPAAREAFADGWEIEEELPPLCTEVTLERARSIITRNDSPDIGFDRSINPYRGCEHGCVYCFARPNHAYAGLSPGLDFETKLFAKPDAAALLERELSARGYAPRTIALGTATDPYQPIERRYRLTRGILEVLSRFRHPVGIVTKSDLVLRDLDILAPMAAQGLVKVALSVTTLDPDLARRMEPRAPRPEKRLAAIRALAAAGVPVMALVAPLIPGLNDHEIEAVLARAREAGASEAGGVLLRLPHELADLMRDWFSEHYPDRAGRTFALLSEARGGKVYDAAYGRRFTGTGPYADLLDQRMRVAMTRLGYPAERVRLRTDLFAVPVRVGGQYSLF; encoded by the coding sequence ATGGAATCGGGATGCGGGCGGGGGCTGCGGCGCCTCGCCGGGTCGACCCCGGCGGCGGAGAGCCGCCGCGGGCGCGGCGCCACCGCCAACCCGACCGGCCGGTTCGAGCCGGCCGCGCGCGAGGCCTTCGCGGATGGCTGGGAGATCGAGGAGGAGCTGCCGCCGCTGTGCACCGAGGTGACGCTGGAGCGGGCGCGCAGCATCATCACCCGCAACGATTCCCCCGATATCGGCTTCGACCGGTCGATCAACCCGTATCGCGGATGCGAGCACGGCTGCGTCTACTGCTTCGCCCGGCCGAACCACGCCTATGCGGGCCTCTCGCCGGGGCTCGACTTCGAGACCAAGCTCTTCGCCAAGCCGGACGCGGCCGCGCTCCTGGAACGGGAGCTCTCGGCCCGGGGCTACGCACCGCGGACCATCGCGCTCGGCACCGCCACCGACCCCTACCAGCCGATCGAGCGGCGCTACCGCCTGACCCGCGGCATCCTCGAAGTGCTGTCGCGCTTCCGCCATCCGGTCGGGATCGTGACCAAATCCGACCTCGTGCTGCGCGACCTCGACATCCTGGCACCGATGGCGGCGCAGGGCCTCGTGAAGGTCGCCCTCTCTGTCACCACCCTCGACCCCGACCTCGCCCGCCGGATGGAGCCCCGCGCCCCGCGGCCGGAGAAGCGCCTCGCGGCGATCCGGGCCCTCGCCGCTGCCGGGGTGCCGGTCATGGCGCTGGTGGCGCCGCTGATTCCGGGCCTCAACGACCACGAGATCGAGGCCGTGCTCGCCCGCGCCCGGGAGGCGGGGGCGAGCGAGGCCGGCGGCGTGCTCCTGCGCCTGCCGCACGAACTCGCCGACCTGATGCGCGACTGGTTTTCCGAGCATTATCCCGATCGGGCCGGGCGGACCTTCGCGCTGCTGAGCGAGGCCCGCGGCGGCAAGGTCTACGACGCGGCCTACGGGCGGCGCTTCACCGGGACGGGGCCCTACGCCGATCTGCTGGACCAGCGGATGCGGGTGGCGATGACGCGGCTCGGCTATCCGGCGGAACGGGTGCGGCTGCGGACGGATCTGTTCGCGGTACCGGTGCGGGTGGGTGGGCAGTACAGCTTGTTCTAA
- a CDS encoding uracil-DNA glycosylase — MTSEPADSRDLLSFLDFHVAAGVDAALDETPHDRFAEPEAPRRAAREAAEPEAPPRRVPPPERPPLEEPARAAPPRSEPPRQDAPRAEAPSTYGRSAAAAPGEAAGDARELAATAASLEELEGLLARFESCALRFTAKNLVFADGNPQARVMFVGEAPGADEDRIGKPFMGRSGQLLDRMMAAIGLDRTNAYVGNVVPWRPPGNRNPTPQELATCKPFIERQIALADPDILVCLGGVATQALAGTKDGILKSRGRWFPYRTQKREIRLLATLHPAYLLRQPLQKRLAWRDFRALRTALDEGER, encoded by the coding sequence ATGACGTCCGAGCCTGCCGACAGCCGCGACCTTCTCTCCTTCCTCGACTTCCACGTCGCGGCGGGCGTCGACGCCGCTTTGGACGAGACGCCGCACGACCGCTTCGCCGAGCCGGAGGCCCCGCGCCGGGCCGCGCGGGAGGCGGCCGAGCCCGAGGCACCGCCGCGCCGCGTCCCGCCGCCGGAGCGGCCGCCCCTCGAGGAACCGGCCCGCGCCGCGCCGCCGCGCTCGGAGCCTCCTCGCCAGGATGCCCCGCGTGCCGAGGCGCCCAGCACCTATGGCCGGTCCGCCGCCGCGGCCCCCGGCGAGGCGGCGGGCGACGCGCGCGAACTCGCCGCCACCGCCGCGAGCCTGGAGGAGCTGGAGGGCCTGCTCGCCCGGTTCGAGAGCTGCGCCCTGCGCTTCACCGCCAAGAATCTCGTCTTCGCCGACGGCAACCCGCAGGCCCGGGTGATGTTCGTCGGCGAGGCGCCCGGCGCCGACGAGGACCGGATCGGCAAGCCGTTCATGGGCCGCTCGGGCCAGCTCCTCGACCGGATGATGGCGGCGATCGGGCTCGACCGCACCAACGCCTACGTGGGCAACGTCGTGCCCTGGCGCCCGCCGGGCAACCGCAACCCGACCCCGCAGGAGCTCGCGACCTGCAAGCCGTTCATCGAGCGGCAGATCGCGCTCGCCGATCCCGACATCCTGGTCTGCCTCGGCGGCGTCGCCACCCAGGCGCTCGCCGGCACCAAGGACGGCATCCTGAAGTCGCGCGGGCGCTGGTTCCCCTATCGCACGCAGAAGCGCGAGATCCGGCTGCTCGCCACGCTCCACCCGGCCTACCTGCTGCGTCAGCCGCTACAGAAGCGCCTCGCCTGGCGCGACTTCCGCGCCTTGCGCACCGCCCTCGACGAGGGGGAGCGGTAG
- a CDS encoding DUF296 domain-containing protein: MSALETPPFATLAQPGPVRPERWLAAGGARLHRAFDLAPGRTLLDAVAGPLAEAGMRGGVVHLAGGSFSPFSYVMPALSSDPLFAAYYSETFRPEGETRLERASATFGERDGAGFLHVHGTWIEPDGRRRAGHLLPAEVVIANPVRAEVWGTAEAAWRVIPDAETNFSLFTPVSLSEAKAGCLLLKIQPNEEIHAAIEAAARTHGLSVARVRGIGSIVRPAFADGRVIPTDASEVLIRDGTVRPGPDGAPVAHLDIAVVDVAGDIHEGVLRRGTNAACITFELCLTAA; encoded by the coding sequence ATGAGCGCGCTCGAGACGCCGCCCTTCGCCACCCTCGCCCAGCCCGGGCCCGTCCGGCCCGAGCGCTGGCTCGCCGCCGGCGGCGCCCGCCTCCATCGCGCCTTCGACCTGGCGCCGGGGCGCACGCTCCTCGACGCCGTCGCCGGACCGCTGGCGGAAGCCGGGATGCGGGGCGGCGTGGTGCATCTCGCGGGCGGGAGCTTCTCGCCCTTCTCCTACGTGATGCCGGCCCTGTCGTCGGATCCGCTCTTCGCGGCCTATTACAGCGAGACCTTCCGGCCCGAGGGCGAGACCCGGCTGGAGCGGGCGAGCGCCACCTTCGGCGAGCGCGACGGCGCCGGCTTCCTGCACGTCCACGGCACCTGGATCGAGCCCGACGGGCGCCGCCGCGCCGGCCACCTGCTGCCGGCGGAGGTGGTGATCGCCAACCCCGTCCGGGCCGAGGTCTGGGGCACGGCGGAGGCGGCCTGGCGGGTCATCCCGGATGCCGAGACCAATTTCTCGCTCTTCACCCCCGTCTCCCTGTCGGAGGCGAAGGCGGGCTGCCTCCTCCTGAAGATCCAGCCGAACGAGGAGATCCATGCGGCGATCGAGGCGGCGGCCCGGACCCACGGTCTGTCTGTGGCGCGGGTGCGCGGCATCGGCAGCATCGTGCGGCCGGCCTTCGCCGACGGGCGGGTGATCCCCACCGATGCGAGCGAGGTGCTGATCCGCGACGGGACCGTGCGGCCGGGGCCGGACGGCGCCCCGGTCGCGCATCTCGACATCGCGGTGGTGGACGTCGCGGGCGACATCCACGAGGGCGTCCTGCGCCGCGGCACCAACGCGGCGTGCATCACGTTCGAGCTGTGCCTGACGGCGGCGTGA
- a CDS encoding GNAT family N-acetyltransferase — MTGQPPPTLDTPRLHLRPVAPDDAEATSALMTPAVSRWLAFWPLPFTVAVARERIAMAQTLAEAGQALSLAVTARETGELLGWIMLHRSGDDPRTATVGYWLGEAHQRRGFLREAITALLPVAAAWLDVDRIEASAHPENAGSFAVMRACGMRFLGETVIHAPARNRDERVHIYAVARDALTPPSGTART; from the coding sequence ATGACCGGCCAGCCTCCGCCCACCCTCGACACCCCGCGCCTCCACCTGCGCCCCGTCGCACCCGACGACGCGGAAGCCACCAGCGCCCTGATGACCCCGGCGGTGAGCCGGTGGCTCGCCTTCTGGCCGCTGCCCTTCACCGTCGCGGTGGCACGAGAGCGGATCGCCATGGCGCAGACTCTCGCGGAAGCCGGGCAGGCGCTCTCGCTGGCGGTGACCGCCCGTGAGACCGGCGAACTCCTCGGCTGGATCATGCTGCACCGGAGCGGCGACGATCCGCGGACAGCCACGGTGGGCTACTGGCTCGGCGAGGCGCATCAGCGCCGGGGCTTCCTGCGCGAAGCGATCACAGCCCTGCTCCCGGTCGCCGCCGCATGGCTCGACGTCGACCGGATCGAGGCCAGCGCGCATCCGGAGAATGCCGGCTCCTTTGCGGTGATGCGGGCCTGCGGCATGCGCTTCCTGGGCGAGACGGTGATCCACGCCCCGGCCCGCAACCGCGACGAACGCGTGCACATCTACGCCGTCGCGCGCGACGCCCTCACGCCGCCGTCAGGCACAGCTCGAACGTGA
- the moaB gene encoding molybdenum cofactor biosynthesis protein B: MAGLDHARAFVPLGIAVLTVSDTRTLADDRSGDTLVGRLEAAGHRLAARAIVPDEVEAIRAQVRAWGQDPGVDVVITTGGTGFTGRDVTPEALEPLFEKRMDGFSAVFHRISYDKIGTSTLQSRATAGVVDATYVFVLPGSPGACRDAWDGILAAQLDYRHRPCNFVEIMPRLDEHLKRGATTPAAASPAGA, encoded by the coding sequence ATGGCCGGGCTGGACCACGCGCGCGCCTTCGTGCCGCTCGGGATCGCGGTGCTGACAGTCTCCGACACCCGCACGCTCGCCGACGACCGCTCGGGCGACACGCTGGTCGGGCGCCTGGAGGCGGCGGGGCACCGCCTCGCCGCCCGGGCGATCGTGCCGGACGAGGTCGAGGCGATCCGTGCCCAGGTGCGGGCTTGGGGCCAGGATCCGGGGGTCGACGTCGTCATCACCACCGGCGGTACCGGCTTCACCGGCCGCGACGTGACGCCGGAGGCGCTGGAGCCGCTGTTCGAGAAGCGGATGGACGGCTTCTCGGCCGTGTTCCACCGCATCTCCTACGACAAGATCGGCACCTCGACCCTGCAATCGCGGGCGACCGCCGGGGTGGTGGACGCCACCTACGTCTTCGTGCTGCCGGGCTCGCCCGGGGCCTGCCGGGATGCCTGGGACGGCATCCTGGCAGCCCAGCTCGACTACCGGCACCGTCCGTGCAACTTCGTCGAGATCATGCCGCGTCTCGACGAGCATCTGAAACGCGGCGCCACTACCCCTGCAGCAGCGTCCCCCGCAGGGGCCTGA